A stretch of Camelina sativa cultivar DH55 chromosome 18, Cs, whole genome shotgun sequence DNA encodes these proteins:
- the LOC104762514 gene encoding probable LRR receptor-like serine/threonine-protein kinase At5g63710, giving the protein MARSGYGESFRNSLRTRRGFIQKNCFWNNQKLILQCFVALAFVGVTFSTTQPDIEGGALLQLRDSLNDSSNRLKWTRDFVSPCYSWSYVTCRGQSVVALSLASNGFTGTLSPAIRKLKFLVTLELQNNSLYGGLPDDLGKMVNLQTLNLSMNSFSGSIPASWSQLSNLKHLDLSYNNLTGSIPTQFFSIPTFDFSGTNLICGKNLNQPCSTSSRLPVTSSKKKLRDITLTASCVASIILFLGAIVMYHHHRLRRTKYDIFFDVAGEDDRKISFGQLRRFSLREIQLATDSFNESNLIGQGGFGKVYRGLLPDKTKVAVKRLADYFSPGGEAAFQREIQLISVAVHKNLLRLIGFCTTSSERILVYPYMENLSVAYRLRDLKAGEEGLDWPTRKRVAFGSAHGLEYLHEHCNPKIIHRDLKAANILLDNNFEPVLGDFGLAKLVDTSLTHVTTQVRGTMGHIAPEYLCTGKSSEKTDVFGYGITLLELVTGQRAIDFSRLEEEENILLLDHIKKLLREQRLRDIVDSNLTTYDSKEVETIVQVALLCTQGAPEDRPAMSEVVKMLQGNGGLAEKWTEWEQLEEVRNKEALLLPTLPATWDEEETTVDQESIRLSTAR; this is encoded by the exons ATGGCTCGTTCAG GGTACGGTGAAAGTTTTCGAAATTCTCTTAGAACTCGAAGAGgattcattcaaaaaaattgcTTTTGGAACAATCAGAAATTGATCTTACAATGCTTTGTGGCCTTAGCTTTTGTGGGAGTCACTTTTTCAACAACTCAACCAGACATCGAAG GAGGAGCTTTGTTGCAGCTCAGAGATTCACTCAATGATTCGAGCAACCGTCTAAAATGGACACGCGATTTTGTGAGCCCTTGCTATAGTTGGTCTTATGTCACCTGCAGAGGCCAAAGTGTTGTGGCTCT AAGTCTTGCCTCAAACGGATTCACAGGAACACTCTCTCCAGCCATTAGGAAACTGAAGTTCTTGGTTACCTT AGAGCTACAGAACAATAGTTTATATGGTGGTTTACCAGATGATCTTGGGAAAATGGTTAATCTGCAGACTTTAAATCTATCTATGAACAGTTTCAGCGGTTCTATACCCGCGAGCTGGAGTCAGCTCTCGAATCTAAAGCACTT GGATCTCTCATACAATAATTTAACAGGGAGCATCCCAACACAGTTCTTCTCAATCCCAACATTCGA tttttcaGGAACTAATCTCATATGTGGTAAAAACTTGAATCAGCCTTGTTCCACAAGTTCTCGTCTTCCAG TCACATCCTCCAAGAAGAAGCTAAGAGACATCACTTTAACTGCAAGTTGTGTTGCTTCTATAATCCTATTCCTTGGAGCCATTGTTATGTACCATCATCATCGCCTCCGTAGAACCAAATACGACATCTTTTTCGACGTAGCTG GTGAAGATGACAGGAAGATTTCGTTTGGACAGCTTAGAAGATTCTCTTTACGTGAAATCCAGCTCGCAACAGATAGTTTCAACGAGAGCAATTTGATAGGACAAGGAGGATTTGGTAAAGTCTATAGAGGTTTGCTTccagacaaaacaaaagttgCAGTGAAACGCCTTGCGGATTACTTCAGTCCTGGAGGAGAAGCTGCTTTCCAAAGAGAGATTCAGCTCATAAGTGTTGCTGTTCATAAGAATCTCTTACGCCTTATTGGCTTCTGCACAACTTCCTCTGAGAGAATCCTTGTTTATCCATACATGGAAAATCTTAGTGTTGCATATCGACTAAGAG ATTTGAAAGCCGGAGAAGAAGGGTTAGACTGGCCAACAAGGAAGCGTGTAGCTTTTGGTTCAGCTCACGGTTTAGAGTATCTACACGAACATTGTAACCCTAAGATCATACACCGTGATCTCAAGGCTGCAAACATACTTTTAGACAACAATTTTGAGCCTGTTCTTGGAGATTTCGGTTTAGCTAAGCTTGTGGACACATCACTGACTCATGTCACAACTCAAGTCCGTGGCACAATGGGTCACATCGCACCAGAGTATCTCTGCACAGGAAAATCATCTGAAAAAACTGATGTTTTTGGTTACGGTATAACACTTCTTGAGCTCGTTACTGGTCAGCGAGCAATCGATTTCTCACGcttggaagaagaggaaaatatTCTCTTGCTTGATCAT ATAAAGAAGTTGCTTAGAGAACAGAGACTTAGAGACATTGTCGATAGCAACTTGACTACATATGATTCAAAAGAAGTTGAAACCATAGTTCAAGTGGCTCTTCTCTGCACACAAGGAGCACCAGAAGATAGACCAGCGATGTCTGAAGTAGTCAAAATGCTTCAAGGGAATGGTGGTTTGGCTGAGAAATGGACTGAATGGGAACAACTTGAAGAAGTTAGGAACAAAGAAGCGTTATTGCTTCCGACTTTGCCTGCTActtgggatgaagaagaaaccacCGTTGATCAAGAATCTATCCGACTATCGACAGCAAGATga
- the LOC104762516 gene encoding uncharacterized protein LOC104762516, which translates to MEPDNVERNLQSLRRLYSLLESNARNGYVPESYKIDENTQFLLKRLLDFASHELLVTQSQILPTELILFPRMDIDGLRPLNVAPPAMSSSQINGSHIMPSGKLLETKGSFKRDPRVNQIQSSPSKDGLTKEVANTIEQIDIQLSALSFVTGRVGSDDRTGSCKSSVTPPIEDRRHNFQSLTSGVRSNNYMPMSPEEVTVGSHDDLTLPSNDQFVRLTSQPQPLTPLVVSSIDFKKPSQSNRTSQKMPSMKPTLMDQETETLDDDSFETDDEQTTSGTSFEWEDEEVSNDQESDGETGSRSGSNWETQAESDTESESESLYPSQSDESDSEASASPPDRNRDTSKKRRSAMGMLKRLKNTIGKVIHHHHHHHHHHHHHDKNKPSASKSTFHQKHVEKSDEKTGTTSKSRGLLTTHTHHKGLTTHTLMEVWKRHRKNSKKQKHDTLQGHAKKTQWLKNLKKRHGGGVRIPKRGRVKFGKTHYLTKNIQEHDEK; encoded by the exons ATGGAGCCCGATAACGTAGAGCGTAATCTTCAATCTCTGAGAAGATTGTACAGTCTTCTCGAATCAAATGCAAGGAATGGATACGTTCCCGAGTCATATAAG ATAGATGAGAACACTCAGTTTCTGTTAAAGAGGTTGCTCGATTTTGCCTCCCATGAACTTTTAGTTACACAATCACAG ATACTTCCAACAGAACTAATTTTGTTTCCCAGAATGGATATTGACGGTCTAAGACCGCTGAATGTGGCGCCACCTGCGATGTCGTCGTCTCAGATCAACGGTTCTCACATTATGCCAAGTGGTAAACTATTGGAGACGAAAGGATCGTTTAAGCGAGATCCGAGAGTTAATCAGATTCAAAGCAGTCCTAGTAAGGATGGACTAACAAAAGAAGTCGCTAATACAATCGAACAAATCGATATACAGCTTTCAGCTTTAAGTTTTGTTACTGGCCGTGTGGGTTCTGATGATAGAACAGGGTCTTGCAAGTCCTCTGTAACTCCTCCCATTGAAGATCGGAGACATAACTTTCAATCTCTTACGTCTGGTGTAAGAAGCAATAATTACATGCCAATGAGTCCAGAAGAGGTAACAGTTGGAAGCCATGATGATCTAACTTTGCCTTCTAATGATCAGTTTGTTCGGCTCACGTCACAACCACAGCCGTTAACGCCTCTTGTTGTGAGTTCCATTGATTTCAAGAAGCCAAGTCAAAGTAACAGAACGTCGCAAAAGATGCCTAGTATGAAACCAACGTTGATGGATCAAGAAACTGAAACGTTGGACGATGATTCGTTTGAAACAGATGATGAACAAACAACGTCTGGGACAAGTTTTGAGTGGGAAGACGAAGAAGTTTCAAATGATCAAGAATCAGATGGGGAGACAGGGTCAAGATCTGGATCAAACTGGGAAACTCAAGCAGAGAGTGACACTGAGTCTGAGTCAGAATCACTATATCCATCACAGAGTGATGAATCTGACTCTGAAGCCAGCGCTTCTCCTCCGGATAGAAACAGAGATACTTCAAAAAAGAGGAGAAGTGCAATGGGGATGCTGAAAAGATTAAAGAATACGATAGGAAAAGTAAtccaccatcatcaccatcaccaccatcatcatcatcaccacgaCAAGAATAAGCCATCAGCTTCGAAGAGTACATTTCACCAAAAGCACGTAGAGAAATCAGATGAGAAGACAGGGACGACGTCAAAATCTAGAGGTCTTCTTACTACACATACGCATCATAAAGGACTTACTACACATACGCTAATGGAAGTATGGAAGAGACACAGAAAGAACtcgaagaaacaaaagcatGATACGCTGCAGGGTCATGCCAAGAAAACACAGTGGTTGAAAAACTTGAAGAAGCGTCACGGCGGTGGTGTGAGGATTCCCAAAAGAGGACGTGTGAAGTTTGGAAAAACACAttatttgaccaaaaatattCAAGAACATGATGAAAAATAG
- the LOC104762515 gene encoding probable E3 ubiquitin-protein ligase ARI14, whose amino-acid sequence MDYDREIPYSVLTRDEVSEKMKKQINDISEIFLVSKSDATVLLMSLRWDLLRVSERLSENKEKSLVDSGLKPDVIDTNLDSCSEISFETDVYEFEDDDADDDDNNDDDGDLISTPFCSHKFGTTYWTEYLEKNFYSVETVQTAISCPDENCRSAVGPDTIEKLTQRDQEMYERYVLRSYIEGNKVLMIKECPATDCNYVIEFHQENYDDNDEYSLNVVCLCGHIFCWRCKLESHRPVTCNNASDWLCRDTTNLSDESFSLPSININTKIMTCPHCLCPVESTITPQFLTCICRLSFCSRCLRSKEDHKFGSCVERDVGISCEERWGVCQNLLEQAKSDLEAFEESNTKNPSDLKEQDIMIIREGLMLIVQCRRVLKWCCVYDYFHTEYENSKKEYLQYLQENATVALQNYSNTLQEQKNVVLTSTTYEECSFFRHTIPTATSNIGNYFYHFIKTLQDGLVDVKVMSYNGGAGPFWYCDRCTYGNTWIATECEMCSDDISSLVEELSDFSLNKIP is encoded by the exons ATGGATTACGATCGAGAGATTCCCTACTCTGTTCTAACGAGAGATGAAGTTAgcgagaagatgaagaaacagatCAATGACATCTCCGAAATCTTCTTGGTATCAAAGTCCGATGCGACCGTACTCCTTATGTCTCTCCGATGGGACTTGCTTCGTGTTTCAGAGCGTTTGAGTGAAAACAAGGAGAAATCGTTGGTGGATTCAGGTCTGAAACCAGATGTAATTGATACTAACCTAGATTCATGTAGCGAGATTAGCTTTGAGACTGATGTTTATGAGTTtgaggatgatgatgctgatgatgatgataataacgatgatgatggtgatctaATCTCCACGCCTTTTTGTTCTCACAAGTTCGGCACAACATATTGGACAGAGTATCTTGAGAAGAACTTTTACTCTGTGGAGACTGTCCAAACTGCTATCTCTTGTCCTGATGAAAACTGTCGATCTGCGGTTGGACCGGACACGATCGAGAAACTAACTCAACGTGATCAAGAGATGTACGAGAGGTACGTTCTGAGATCTTACATTGAAGGAAACAAGGTCTTGATGATCAAAGAGTGTCCTGCAACGGATTGCAATTACGTCATTGAGTTTCATCAGGAGAattatgatgataatgatgagtATAGCTTAAACGTGGTGTGTCTCTGTGGTCATATCTTTTGTTGGAGATGCAAGCTTGAGTCACACAGACCAGTGACATGCAACAACGCCTCTGATTGGTTGTGTAGGGACACAACGAATCTATCAGATGAATCATTTAGCCTTCCCTCCATCAATATCAATACCAAGATAATGACTTGCCCTCACTGCCTTTGTCCTGTGGAGTCTACAATAACGCCACAGTTCTTGACTTGTATCTGCAG GCTTAGTTTCTGTTCGAGGTGTTTGCGGTCAAAGGAAGACCACAAATTTGGATCCTGTGTTGAAAGAGACGTGGGGATTTCATGTGAGGAACGCTGGGGCGTGTGTCAGAATTTACTGGAGCAAGCCAAATCTGATCTCGAAGCTTTTGAGGAATCCAACACCAAGAACCCAAGTGACTTGAAGGAGCAAGACATTATGATTATAAGAGAAGGACTGATGCTGATTGTTCAATGCAGACGAGTGCTGAAATGGTGTTGTGTGTATGACTATTTCCACACAGAGTATGAGAACTCGAAGAAGGAGTATCTACAATACCTTCAAGAAAATGCAACCGTGGCTCTTCAGAATTATTCAAACACTTTACAAGAGCAAAAAAATGTTGTCCTCACTTCAACTACTTATGAAGAGTGTAGCTTCTTCAGGCATACCATACCCACAGCCACAAGCAACATTGGTAACTACTTTTATCATTTCATCAAAACTTTGCAAGATGGTTTGGTCGATGTGAAGGTGATGTCTTACAACGGCGGGGCTGGACCTTTCTGGTATTGTGATCGCTGCACCTATGGGAACACTTGGATTGCTACGGAGTGTGAGATGTGCAGTGACGATATTTCCTCTCTTGTGGAAGAGCTAAGTGATTTTTCCCTAAACAAGATTCcttaa
- the LOC104762517 gene encoding probable E3 ubiquitin-protein ligase ARI15: MENDGERPYSVLTRDGVEEKMKKQIDDISGIFLVSKSDATVLLMRLRWDSLRASERLDEDKEKLLTESGLKSVVFDSNLDSSDDDVVSCGICSKIGGEFSGQGKVDDVDVDLISTPFCAHTFCKTCWSEYLEKNFFSLEENKTAIPCPHRDCRSVVGPDTVEKLTVRDQDMYKKYVLRSYREENRELKIKQCPTLNCGFEIEFDREKEDDEHSLNVVCLCGHVFCWRCMLESHRPVTCNNANDWLSRDLKNLLEDSYISSSLSWVDKNTKTCPHCFRHVQFDSFGWSNFVTCACSGQFCWRCLGPSEGHVFGNCVAPSLERIAAKPVSSCLDLWDASQISLALAKSELEAFEPTDLKEEQDIKVIKQGLMLIVQCRQFLKWICVYDYLHTDCDMAKREYLRFLKEHAATLVQSFSETIKKEAERAKTLGCERVKLSTDISNIGNYFYHFVNTLRDGLVEVKAKSYDNYGGPYWLCDRCTYGNSWFIKKCMMCIDPIL; the protein is encoded by the exons ATGGAGAACGATGGAGAGAGACCGTACTCTGTTCTAACGAGAGATGGAGTTgaagaaaagatgaagaaacagatCGATGATATCTCTGGAATCTTCTTGGTGTCAAAGTCCGATGCGACCGTACTCCTCATGCGTCTCCGATGGGACTCGCTTCGTGCTTCAGAGCGTTTGGATGAAGACAAGGAGAAACTATTGACTGAATCAGGTTTGAAATCAGTTGTATTTGATTCGAATCTAGATTcatctgatgatgatgttgtctCTTGTGGGATTTGCTCTAAGATTGGTGGTGAGTTTTCTGGTCAGGGTAAagttgatgatgttgatgttgatttgATCTCCACGCCCTTTTGTGCTCACACGTTCTGCAAAACTTGCTGGAGCGAGTATCTCGAGAagaacttcttctctttggaGGAAAACAAAACTGCTATCCCTTGTCCTCATCGAGATTGTCGGTCTGTGGTTGGACCAGACACAGTTGAGAAACTGACCGTACGTGATCAAGATATGTACAAGAAGTATGTTCTGAGGTCTTACCGTGAGGAGAACCGGGAATTGAAGATCAAACAGTGTCCTACACTGAATTGCGGTTTCGAGATTGAGTTTGATCGGGAGAAAGAAGATGACGAGCATAGCTTAAACGTGGTGTGTCTCTGTGGTCATGTCTTCTGTTGGAGATGCATGCTTGAGTCACACAGACCAGTGACCTGCAACAACGCTAATGATTGGTTGTCTAGAGACTTGAAGAACTTATTAGAAGATTCCTACATATCATCGAGCCTCTCCTGGGTGGACAAGAACACGAAGACTTGCCCTCATTGCTTTCGGCATGTGCAGTTTGATAGTTTTGGATGGAGCAATTTCGTAACTTGTGCCTGCAG tGGTCAATTCTGTTGGAGGTGTTTGGGGCCATCTGAAGGTCACGTATTTGGAAACTGTGTTGCTCCGAGTCTTGAGAGGATAGCAGCAAAACCAGTGAGTTCGTGTTTGGATCTCTGGGATGCGAGTCAGATTTCACTTGCGCTAGCTAAATCCGAGCTAGAAGCTTTCGAACCGACTGACTTGAAGGAGGAGCAAGACATTAAGGTGATAAAACAAGGACTCATGTTGATTGTTCAGTGCAGACAATTCCTTAAATGGATCTGTGTGTACGACTATCTCCACACAGATTGTGATATGGCCAAGAGAGAGTACCTGCGATTCCTGAAAGAACACGCGGCTACACTTGTCCAGAGTTTCTCAGAGACTATAAAGAAGGAAGCAGAAAGGGCCAAAACTCTTGGTTGCGAGAGGGTCAAGTTATCCACTGACATAAGCAACATTGGGAACTACTTTTACCATTTCGTCAACACTTTGCGAGATGGTTTGGTCGAGGTGAAGGCCAAGTCCTACGACAACTATGGTGGTCCTTATTGGTTGTGTGATCGCTGCACATATGGGAACTCTTGGTTCATCAAGAAGTGTATGATGTGCATTGATCCTATCCTGTGA
- the LOC104762518 gene encoding diacylglycerol kinase 2-like, protein MMEAGFSLIQWLIRSGADSPFIFGWLVTGSFGLLAVIYTFLKWQKNSSLNWVKAAAREKKKVWKRLRVPLSHHQWTDDYGYGPQPSTCCVCLYSLVPAQNVSNKAALTIPVHRCAVCGVAAHFYCSGSAAKDCKCVAQAGSDHVRHHWSERWVNMDDTADMTAFCFYCDEPCGIPFIEASPMWHCLWCQRLIHVKCHMIMSKESGDACDLGCLRRVILSPVHVKVNEANGVDGVLSTIRNELASIRGQVRRKRHRGKNGNGQSLNGKLLEDSASNPVKTVVNGIVVKKLRRDRSIDCLKKVSGMPNANGLQNGLGGHKQNKPAAFNLMKKFSLVDMPPDARPLLVFINAKSGGQLGPFLHRRLNMLLNPVQVFELGSCQGPDAGLDLYSRVKYFRVLVCGGDGTVAWVLDAIERRNFESPPPVAILPLGTGNDLSRVLQWGRGISVVDGQGSLRTFLQDIDHAAVTMLDRWSVKIAEEGTEKFPAREGHKYMMNYLGIGCDAKVAYEFHMMRQESPEKFCSQFVNKLRYAKEGARDIMDRACADLPWQVWLEVDGEDIEIPKDSEGLIVLNIGSYMGGVDLWQNDYEHDDNFTIQCMHDKTLEVVCVRGAWHLGKLQVGLSQARRLAQGKVIRIHVSSPFPVQIDGEPFIQQPGCLEITHHGQVFMLRRASDEPRGHAAAIMNEVLLDAECKGVINASQKKVLLQQMALHLS, encoded by the exons ATGATGGAAGCGGGGTTCTCTCTGATTCAGTGGTTGATCCGTTCTGGTGCTGACAGTCCTTTCATATTTGGATGGCTTGTTACTGGATCTTTTGGGCTTCTAGCAGTGATCTACACATTTCTTAAATGGCAAAAAAACTCTTCTTTAAACTGGGTTAAAGCTGCTgctagagagaagaagaaggtttggaAAAGACTGAGAGTTCCACTTTCTCATCATCAATGGACTGATGATTATGGTTATGGTCCTCAGCCTTCCACTTGCTGTGTTTGTCTCTACTCCCTTGTTCCTGCTCAGAACGTTTCTAACAAGGCAGCTCTGACTATCCCCGTCCACCGTTGTGCTGTTTGCGGTGTTGCTGCTCATTTTTATTGCTCTGGCTCTGCTGCGAAAGACTGCAAATGTGTTGCACAGGCTGGATCTGACCATGTTCGACATCACTGGTCCGAGCGATGGGTTAATATGGATGATACTGCTGACATGACCGCTTTCTGCTTCTATTGTGATGAACCGTGTGGTATTCCTTTCATTGAAGCTTCCCCAATGTGGCACTGTCTTTGGTGCCAGCGCCTCATTCATGTTAAGTGTCACATGATTATGTCCAAGGAATCTGGTGACGCTTGTGATCTTGGCTGTCTCAGAAGGGTTATCCTTTCTCCAGTACATGTAAAAGTCAACGAAGCAAATGGTGTAGATGGAGTTCTGAGTACTATTAGAAACGAGTTGGCATCTATACGAGGGCAGGTGCGAAGAAAACGCCACAGGGGAAAAAATGGGAATGGCCAATCTTTAAACGGTAAGCTATTGGAGGATTCAGCCAGCAATCCAGTGAAAACTGTAGTTAATGGGATTGTAGTGAAGAAACTACGCAGGGATAGGAGCATAGATTGCTTAAAGAAGGTCTCGGGCATGCCTAATGCTAATGGATTGCAAAATGGTTTAGGTGGgcacaaacaaaataaacctgCTGCTTTTAATCTAATGAAGAAGTTTTCCTTGGTTGATATGCCCCCAGATGCAAGACCGCTTTTGGTCTTTATTAATGCCAAAAGCGGAGGTCAACTCGGTCCTTTTCTTCATAGGAGACTTAACATGCTATTGAATCCAGTCCAG GTCTTTGAACTTGGCTCTTGTCAAGGGCCAGACGCCGGTTTAGACCTATATAGCAGAGTGAAGTACTTTAGAGTTTTGGTGTGTGGGGGTGATGGAACAGTTGCTTGGGTGCTTGATGCCATCGAGAGGCGCAATTTCGAATCCCCTCCACCTGTTGCTATTCTTCCTTTAGGCACTGGAAATGATTTATCTAGAGTTTTGCAGTGGGGAAGAGGTATTTCAGTAGTTGATGGACAAGGAAGTCTAAGAACGTTTTTGCAAGACATTGATCATGCTGCAGTTACAATGTTGGATCGATGGAGTGTTAAAATTGCAGAAGAGGGCACAGAAAAATTTCCAGCAAGAGAAGGCCACAAGTATATGATGAATTACTTAG GTATCGGGTGCGACGCCAAAGTTGCATATGAATTTCATATGATGCGTCAAGAAAGTCCTGAGAAGTTTTGTAGTCAG tttgtaaataaattacGATATGCTAAAGAAGGTGCGAGGGATATCATGGATCGAGCATGTGCCGATCTACCATGGCAAGTTTGGCTTGAAGTTGATGGAGAAGATATTGAGATTCCTAAG GATTCAGAGGGTCTAATAGTACTAAACATTGGAAGCTATATGGGCGGAGTGGATCTTTGGCAAAATGATTACGAACACGATGATAATTTTACCATTCAGTGTATGCATGACAAAACGCTAGAGGTGGTATGTGTCCGTGGAGCATGGCACCTTGGCAAACTACAG GTTGGCCTGTCTCAGGCTAGAAGGTTAGCACAGGGAAAAGTCATAAGAATACATGTTTCTAGTCCTTTCCCTGTTCAAATAGATGGAGAACCGTTTATTCAGCAACCTGGCTGCTTGGAGATAACTCACCACGGTCAG GTGTTTATGCTAAGAAGAGCATCAGATGAACCACGAGGGCATGCTGCAGCCATAATGAATGAGGTGTTACTCGATGCAGAATGCAAAGGAGTTATAAATGCATCTCAAAAGAAAGTACTTCTACAGCAAATGGCTCTCCATctctcctag